A section of the Triticum dicoccoides isolate Atlit2015 ecotype Zavitan chromosome 7A, WEW_v2.0, whole genome shotgun sequence genome encodes:
- the LOC119334026 gene encoding thaumatin-like protein 1b codes for MGGALLLSLLCFAFLKGASPSTFTVKNNCGYTVWPGILSNAGVAPPSTTGFALSPGESRAVTVDDGWSGRMWGRMLCVQSSSSSAGFACATGDCGSGTVECSGHGAAPPATLAEFTLASIGGDDFYDVSLVDGFNVPVLVAPANGSCPATDCPADLNAQCPPELRVVVAGAVVACRSACEAFGTEAYCCSGEHGTPATCAPTAYSRLFKAACPRAYSYAYDDATSTFTCAGGSAGYGVVFCPAGGSSGNQVSPPTSAAYPPMVFSSQGADPATITLLPLLMAIFQVMSMQ; via the exons ATGGGAGGAGCACTTCTGCTCTCTCTGCTCTGCTTCGCCTTCCTCAAAG GAGCAAGCCCTTCGACGTTCACAGTGAAGAACAACTGCGGCTATACGGTGTGGCCGGGCATCCTCTCCAACGCCGGCGTGGCGCCGCCGTCCACCACCGGCTTCGCGCTCTCCCCGGGCGAGTCCCGTGCCGTGACTGTCGACGATGGCTGGTCCGGCCGCATGTGGGGCCGCATGCTCTGCGTGCAAAGCTCCTCCTCTAGCGCCGGCTTCGCCTGCGCCACCGGTGACTGCGGCTCGGGCACAGTCGAGTGCTCCGGCCACGGTGCGGCCCCGCCGGCCACGCTGGCCGAGTTCACGCTCGCTTCCATCGGAGGCGACGACTTCTACGACGTGAGCCTCGTCGACGGCTTCAACGTGCCGGTGCTGGTCGCGCCGGCGAACGGGAGCTGCCCGGCCACGGACTGCCCCGCCGACCTGAACGCGCAGTGCCCGCCGGAGCTGCGCGTCGTCGTGGCCGGTGCGGTGGTGGCGTGCCGGAGCGCGTGCGAGGCGTTCGGGACGGAGGCCTACTGCTGCAGCGGCGAGCACGGGACGCCGGCGACGTGCGCGCCCACGGCCTACTCCCGGCTGTTCAAGGCCGCGTGCCCGCGCGCCTACAGCTACGCCTACGACGACGCGACGTCCACGTTCACGTGCGCAGGCGGCAGTGCCGGCTACGGCGTCGTGTTCTGCCCCGCCGGCGGGTCGAG TGGGAACCAGGTGTCGCCACCGACAAGTGCCGCCTACCCACCAATGGTGTTCTCGTCTCAGGGCGCAGATCCGGCGACAATCACCCTCCTTCCTCTCCTCATGGCCATCTTTCAAGTGATGTCGATGCAGTGA
- the LOC119330004 gene encoding putative F-box/LRR-repeat protein At5g54820, giving the protein MAGAGEDEAAPPPHPPSLDRQQPMEEAAAAAKRRRSEHYHGVADGPSFRMEDLPAEVQPVIISLLPLKEAVRTSIVSRSWRMLWRFHCDLCFNERGDVDSNTDDNSADQVNGTGTNDQSTNQCGTKITRAKFIETVNSVIQQHSGVGINKFSIKCGLLIEDSEHLDRWIEFAASSKAKTIDFDLKIFDYPVEEVPHFPLEALDAQGSSLVQSLSLASVSIKPSSGICRFTILRRLVLKSVQIFGDFPGLLANCSRLEDLEIIRCSGVDDFIVPNRLDKLQNLLIAGTDVQMVVIHAADLAHFEYEGRLIPIVLHGCSKLETATIAFDTTNPYALAHAFNIITSISPVKILIVRAIISTYAQSLELPLRPQGMFMHLRHMTCQIVVYCRELNEDNGLLQLAHWLDAVPRLETLHLHFPMQMHYLSPGAFFSAEVAGAEGPCMCRHDHLKTVFMGGFQCYKSQIELACSILGNAFVLEQLTIEPRLTEAIWGDKSYQWNIGLERILPRVCEWAQRTSKRFGKVITVLDAPLHSWYRDESAVCLGECQPSPVPSSSKFC; this is encoded by the exons AtggccggagccggggaagacgaagCAGCTCCTCCTCCCCATCCCCCTTCTCTAGATCGACAG CAGCCcatggaagaggcggcggcggcggccaagagGAGAAGGTCGGAGCACTACCACGGCGTCGCCGACGGGCCGTCCTTCCGCATGGAGGACCTTCCGGCG GAGGTTCAGCCGGTTATAATCTCACTGCTGCCACTGAAAGAGGCCGTGAGGACAAGCATTGTTTCAAGAAGTTGGAGAATGCTCTGGAGATTCCACTGCGATCTATGTTTCAATGAACGCGGTGATGTGGATTCTAACACCGATGACAATTCCGCTGATCAGGTTAATGGCACTGGCACCAATGACCAATCCACTAATCAGTGTGGTACCAAAATAACACGAGCAAAGTTCATTGAGACTGTAAATTCAGTTATTCAACAGCATAGTGGGGTAGGAATCAATAAGTTCAGCATCAAGTGTGGCCTGCTCATCGAGGACTCTGAACATCTTGACAGGTGGATTGAGTTTGCCGCTTCATCAAAGGCAAAAACAATAGATTTTGATTTGAAGATATTTGATTACCCAGTTGAAGAAGTTCCCCATTTTCCTCTTGAGGCCTTAGATGCTCAAGGTAGCTCACTTGTGCAGTCCTTGTCTCTCGCCAGTGTTTCTATAAAGCCAAGCTCAGGAATATGCCGCTTTACAATACTCAGAAGGCTTGTTTTGAAATCTGTTCAGATATTTGGAGATTTTCCAGGCTTGCTTGCAAATTGTTCAAGACTTGAGGACTTAGAGATCATCAGGTGTTCTGGTGTGGATGACTTCATCGTACCAAACAGACTCGATAAACTTCAAAATTTGCTGATTGCTGGAACGGATGTCCAGATGGTTGTTATTCATGCAGCTGATCTTGCTCATTTTGAGTATGAAGGACGACTGATCCCTATAGTGCTTCATGGTTGCTCAAAATTAGAGACGGCAACAATTGCGTTTGATACCACTAATCCTTATGCACTGGCCCATGCATTCAATATAATTACAAGCATTTCCCCAGTGAAGATATTAATTGTGCGAGCTATTATATCAACATATGCACAG TCCCTGGAGCTGCCATTAAGACCACAGGGCATGTTTATGCATCTGAGGCATATGACTTGTCAAATTGTCGTCTATTGTAGAGAATTAAATGAAGATAATGGACTTCTTCAACTGGCCCATTGGTTGGACGCTGTACCCCGACTGGAGACGTTGCACTTGCAT TTTCCAATGCAGATGCACTATCTGAGTCCCGGTGCTTTCTTCAGTGCCGAGGTGGCGGGGGCGGAAGGTCCCTGTATGTGTCGCCATGATCATCTTAAGACGGTCTTCATGGGTGGGTTTCAGTGTTACAAGTCTCAGATTGAGCTGGCGTGCTCTATCTTGGGAAATGCTTTTGTACTTGAGCAGCTGACAATCGAACCAAGGCTCACAGAAGCAATATGGGGTGATAAGTCTTACCAGTGGAATATAGGCCTTGAAAGAATTTTACCAAGGGTCTGTGAATGGGCACAGCGAACCTCGAAGCGCTTTGGTAAGGTGATCACCGTCTTAGATGCCCCCCTTCACA GTTGGTATCGCGACGAATCTGCCGTTTGTTTGGGTGAATGCCAACCGAGCCCGGTTCCATCCTCCAGCAAATTTTGCTGA